One region of Dokdonia sp. 4H-3-7-5 genomic DNA includes:
- a CDS encoding YfiR/HmsC family protein, producing the protein MKDFKLLSALKIVVALIIFGSSAQIQAQTNVEQVARVQRAIYVFNIAQQVNWSPQSGDTFKIGVLGPDRTIIDFKSIAQKRQIQSKPVEIINFLSVKDIADVDILYVNKKYNFQMPYILQSSEGKGILVMSEGYAFNASMINIVRVGNTFRHQINEELLRINDFVIAPSLKFYAIKTSQKWQSLFIEAQDSLNLAKQIAKRKDSLIIAHQREINSKNEIIDTIQEIVKLKNNSIQDLLDEDEIQKQTIEEKQEIAKELEIENESQLEELERRQRILVQNAEEIERNQDSIDNQNLNLSVQKKVLDEQSVELSLRENINWLLGIIAFLFLVAGFIIYKNYQSKSKLAKQLVLQNAKILAQAEELSQKNEDLEQFAYIASHDLQEPLNTISSFIGLIRSDYSAQFDDLGNQSLEFIEEASERMAKLINVLLEYSRIGKTRSFTEVDCNKLVQDLEKDIYALIKRKNATITYSNLPTLMGSEIELRLLFQNLITNALKFCAEDTSPTLHIDVSETANLENPNEKMWQFSFKDNGIGIRKDHQERIFSIFQRLHTTDQYKGTGIGLAHCKKIVGIHKGNIWVTSKINEGSTFYFTIPMNPEAE; encoded by the coding sequence ATGAAAGATTTCAAACTATTATCGGCACTTAAGATTGTGGTCGCTTTAATAATCTTTGGGTCTTCTGCTCAAATTCAAGCGCAGACTAATGTTGAACAAGTCGCTAGAGTGCAACGAGCTATTTATGTTTTTAATATTGCTCAACAAGTAAACTGGTCACCTCAATCTGGAGATACTTTTAAGATAGGAGTTTTGGGTCCTGATAGAACCATTATCGACTTTAAGTCAATAGCTCAAAAACGACAAATACAATCTAAACCGGTTGAAATCATCAATTTTCTTTCTGTAAAAGATATAGCAGATGTAGATATATTATACGTTAACAAAAAATATAATTTCCAAATGCCATATATTCTTCAGTCTTCAGAAGGAAAGGGCATATTAGTAATGTCTGAGGGATATGCATTTAATGCCTCGATGATAAATATTGTTAGAGTTGGAAATACATTTAGACATCAAATCAATGAGGAACTACTGCGCATTAATGATTTTGTTATTGCTCCTTCCTTAAAATTTTATGCCATTAAAACTTCACAAAAGTGGCAATCACTTTTTATAGAAGCACAAGACTCACTTAATCTAGCTAAGCAAATTGCAAAGAGAAAGGACTCTTTAATTATAGCTCACCAAAGAGAGATTAATAGTAAAAACGAGATTATAGATACGATTCAAGAGATTGTAAAACTAAAAAATAACTCCATTCAAGATTTGCTCGATGAGGACGAGATTCAAAAACAGACCATAGAGGAAAAGCAAGAAATTGCAAAAGAACTGGAAATAGAAAATGAATCTCAACTAGAAGAACTTGAAAGAAGACAGCGTATTTTAGTTCAAAATGCAGAAGAAATAGAGCGCAATCAAGATAGTATAGATAATCAAAACTTAAATCTCAGTGTCCAGAAAAAAGTGCTTGACGAGCAGTCTGTAGAGCTATCTCTTAGAGAGAACATCAACTGGCTTTTAGGAATCATCGCCTTCTTATTTCTGGTGGCAGGATTTATAATTTATAAGAATTACCAAAGTAAAAGCAAACTTGCAAAACAGCTTGTATTGCAAAATGCAAAAATACTAGCCCAGGCAGAAGAACTCAGTCAGAAAAATGAAGACCTCGAGCAGTTTGCCTATATCGCAAGCCATGATCTACAAGAACCTCTCAATACCATATCAAGCTTCATTGGGCTTATAAGGAGTGATTATAGTGCACAGTTTGACGATTTAGGCAATCAGAGTCTTGAATTTATAGAAGAGGCAAGTGAGAGGATGGCTAAGCTTATAAATGTGTTGCTAGAATACTCACGCATAGGTAAGACTAGAAGTTTTACGGAGGTAGATTGTAACAAGTTGGTACAAGACTTAGAGAAAGATATTTATGCACTCATAAAAAGAAAAAATGCAACCATTACATATTCCAATCTTCCTACCCTTATGGGTTCTGAAATTGAGCTGCGCTTGTTGTTTCAAAACTTAATCACAAACGCTTTAAAGTTTTGTGCAGAGGATACATCACCCACATTACATATTGACGTGAGCGAGACTGCGAACCTAGAGAACCCTAATGAGAAGATGTGGCAATTCTCTTTTAAAGACAATGGGATAGGTATTCGTAAAGATCATCAGGAGCGTATTTTTTCTATCTTTCAGCGATTACATACAACAGATCAATATAAAGGCACCGGAATAGGACTTGCGCATTGTAAAAAGATTGTCGGGATACATAAAGGAAATATTTGGGTAACTTCAAAAATTAATGAAGGGAGCACTTTTTATTTTACTATCCCTATGAATCCTGAAGCTGAGTAA
- a CDS encoding acetyl-CoA carboxylase biotin carboxyl carrier protein subunit: MSNTYKTTVNEEHEFEVSRDQLSQLDAVHTPQNSYHILEDNSSFKATVVSSDFSKKTYNIQVNSNNYEVVIKDEIDILIKEMGFTVGGSKQLNNLISPMPGLIIDVQVTAGQEVKEGDTLVILSAMKMENSFVSHTDGVIKAVHVVKDDAVDKGQLLVEFEEEK; the protein is encoded by the coding sequence ATGAGCAACACCTATAAAACCACCGTAAACGAGGAGCATGAGTTCGAAGTTTCTCGTGATCAGCTATCTCAGTTAGACGCGGTACATACCCCTCAGAATTCTTACCATATTCTAGAGGATAACTCTTCTTTTAAAGCAACTGTAGTCTCTTCAGATTTCAGCAAAAAGACATACAACATTCAGGTAAATAGTAACAATTATGAAGTTGTTATTAAAGACGAAATTGACATTCTTATTAAAGAAATGGGCTTCACGGTAGGAGGTTCAAAGCAGCTCAACAATCTCATTTCTCCTATGCCAGGTCTTATTATCGATGTGCAGGTTACTGCTGGTCAAGAAGTAAAAGAAGGTGACACGCTGGTGATTCTAAGCGCCATGAAAATGGAAAACAGCTTTGTATCCCATACAGACGGAGTTATCAAGGCCGTGCACGTTGTAAAAGATGACGCGGTAGATAAAGGGCAATTACTTGTAGAATTTGAAGAAGAAAAATAG
- a CDS encoding GTP cyclohydrolase translates to MIVQLAEGTIKTKYGTYKEILFYDGIKECHALVMGDVSGAEDVLCRVHSSCIFAHHFNSIECDCREQMEISQQLIERAGKGIVIWLEQEGKGNGHYALLNTLPLKKQGMPQADAYEAVGFHKDNRDFSVAAKILKHLEVNSITMITGNEKKTKTLTDLGISVSGIQPTEL, encoded by the coding sequence ATGATTGTACAACTAGCAGAAGGAACCATCAAAACTAAATATGGAACTTATAAAGAGATTCTTTTTTATGACGGTATCAAGGAGTGTCACGCGCTAGTGATGGGAGATGTGAGCGGAGCAGAAGATGTGCTTTGCAGGGTACATTCCTCGTGCATTTTTGCTCACCATTTTAATAGTATAGAGTGTGATTGCCGTGAGCAAATGGAAATATCACAGCAACTTATAGAACGAGCAGGAAAGGGTATTGTAATCTGGCTAGAGCAAGAAGGAAAAGGAAATGGTCATTATGCACTCCTCAATACTTTACCGCTCAAAAAACAAGGTATGCCTCAAGCAGATGCGTACGAGGCTGTAGGTTTTCATAAGGATAATCGTGATTTTAGCGTTGCAGCAAAAATCTTAAAACATCTAGAAGTGAATTCTATCACAATGATCACGGGTAATGAAAAGAAAACCAAAACACTCACAGATCTGGGCATTAGTGTAAGTGGTATTCAACCTACAGAGCTATGA
- a CDS encoding acyl-CoA carboxylase subunit beta, giving the protein MDANIKTLNEKIELAHLGGGQKRIDKQHEKKKLTARERIHYLLDDGSFEEIGILVTHRTTDFGMEKEIYYGDGVVTGYGTVNGRLIYLFAQDFTVFGGALSETHAEKICKIMDLAMKTGAPLIGLNDSGGARIQEGVRSLGGYADIFYRNVQASGVIPQISAIMGPCAGGAVYSPAMTDFTMMVENTSYMFVTGPNVVKTVTNEEVTSEELGGASTHSSKSGVAHITSSNDAQCLEDLKSLLSYLPQNNTETPKNLPFTLKDEVRDQLATIIPYSANKPYDMHEVITGIIDEDSFYEIHKDYAENIIVGFARLGGRSVGIVANQPMFLAGVLDVDSSKKAARFTRFCDCFNIPLLVLVDVPGFLPGTDQEWNGIITNGAKLLYALSEATVPRVTVITRKAYGGAYDVMNSKHIGADLNYAWPSAEIAVMGAKGASEIIFRKEISAADNPEEKLLEKESEYAEKFANPYRAAQRGFIDEVIMPQDTRRKLIKAFSMLENKKVELPKKKHGNIPL; this is encoded by the coding sequence ATGGATGCTAACATAAAAACGCTCAACGAAAAAATTGAACTCGCACACCTAGGTGGCGGTCAGAAACGTATAGACAAGCAGCACGAGAAAAAGAAACTTACTGCTAGAGAACGCATACACTACTTATTAGACGATGGCTCTTTTGAAGAAATAGGTATTCTTGTTACACACCGTACTACAGATTTTGGTATGGAAAAAGAGATTTATTATGGAGATGGTGTGGTCACTGGTTATGGTACAGTAAACGGTCGTTTGATTTACTTATTTGCACAAGACTTTACAGTTTTTGGAGGAGCACTCTCTGAGACACATGCTGAGAAGATTTGTAAAATAATGGATCTCGCTATGAAAACTGGAGCCCCATTAATAGGGCTTAATGATTCTGGTGGAGCACGTATACAAGAAGGTGTACGCTCACTAGGAGGTTATGCAGATATCTTTTACCGCAATGTACAGGCATCTGGTGTAATCCCGCAAATCTCGGCTATTATGGGACCTTGTGCCGGTGGAGCAGTTTACTCTCCAGCAATGACAGACTTTACTATGATGGTAGAGAACACCAGCTACATGTTTGTAACGGGACCTAACGTTGTAAAAACAGTGACTAATGAAGAAGTAACCTCAGAAGAACTAGGTGGCGCAAGTACGCACAGCTCAAAATCTGGTGTAGCACATATCACCTCTTCTAATGACGCACAATGTCTAGAAGATCTAAAATCACTGTTGAGCTACTTGCCTCAAAACAATACAGAAACACCTAAGAATTTACCGTTTACACTTAAGGATGAGGTGCGCGACCAGCTTGCAACCATTATCCCATATAGTGCAAACAAGCCTTATGATATGCACGAGGTAATTACGGGTATTATAGATGAAGATTCTTTTTATGAGATCCATAAAGATTATGCTGAGAATATCATTGTAGGTTTTGCTCGTTTAGGGGGTCGTAGTGTGGGTATCGTTGCAAATCAGCCTATGTTTCTTGCAGGAGTACTAGATGTAGATAGCTCTAAAAAAGCAGCTCGTTTCACAAGATTTTGTGACTGTTTCAATATTCCTTTGCTAGTTCTTGTAGATGTTCCAGGTTTCCTTCCAGGTACAGATCAGGAGTGGAATGGTATTATTACAAACGGAGCAAAGTTATTATACGCACTCAGTGAGGCAACCGTACCAAGAGTAACGGTAATTACAAGAAAAGCATATGGTGGTGCTTATGATGTAATGAACTCTAAGCACATAGGTGCAGACCTTAACTATGCATGGCCTAGTGCTGAGATAGCAGTTATGGGTGCAAAAGGAGCCAGCGAGATTATCTTTAGAAAAGAAATAAGCGCAGCAGATAATCCTGAAGAAAAACTACTTGAAAAAGAAAGTGAGTATGCAGAGAAATTTGCAAACCCTTATCGAGCAGCACAACGTGGTTTTATAGATGAAGTGATTATGCCACAAGATACGAGACGCAAACTTATCAAAGCATTTAGTATGCTAGAAAACAAGAAGGTGGAGCTTCCTAAAAAGAAACACGGTAACATTCCTTTATAG
- a CDS encoding SLC13 family permease, with product MKEFTLSRKIGFIIGPLLYILLLAAPVELINPAIDKVIAVALWMIIWWVTEAVSISVTALIPLALFPLLGIGDIKEVASNYANPIVYLFFGGFVIALALEKVNLHKRIALSILKITGTKANGIILGFMIATGLMSMWISNTASTVVMLPIAVSVIQLLIDDEDGFTKNDRNFALSIMLGIAFGANIGGMATLIGTPPNSVMLAFLNESYNIDIGFFQWMKMGVPFSIILMIITYFMITRVFYKNNLGTIGKSGNIIQTELDKLGPVSKGEKVVLAIFLITAISWMLRSYLNQLLPEITLTDTTISVIAALLMFIVPIDYKKGSFPLNWEDTSRLPWGILILFGGGLALASGLAQSGFIDMIGSYISQQEDWSMWVVTAVLIFLMLFMTELMSNVALVTILVPLVVGIAIGMDVPMLQMVIPVTLASSCAFMLPMATPPNAIVFASGHVRVNQMARVGVFLNLISVGLLFALAYYVVPVLF from the coding sequence ATGAAGGAATTTACGCTTTCGCGAAAAATAGGCTTTATCATCGGCCCTTTGCTATATATTTTATTACTCGCAGCACCCGTTGAGCTCATAAATCCAGCGATAGACAAGGTGATTGCTGTCGCTTTGTGGATGATTATCTGGTGGGTTACAGAAGCTGTTTCCATCTCTGTTACGGCACTTATTCCGCTTGCTCTATTTCCCTTACTCGGTATTGGAGACATAAAGGAAGTCGCCAGTAACTATGCAAATCCTATTGTGTATCTATTTTTTGGAGGATTTGTAATCGCGCTAGCGCTAGAAAAAGTTAACCTGCACAAACGGATAGCCCTCTCTATTCTTAAAATTACGGGCACAAAGGCAAACGGAATCATACTAGGCTTTATGATTGCCACTGGTTTAATGAGCATGTGGATTTCAAACACAGCAAGTACGGTCGTGATGCTCCCAATCGCCGTGTCTGTCATTCAACTTCTTATAGATGACGAAGATGGTTTTACAAAAAACGACCGCAACTTTGCTCTAAGCATTATGCTAGGTATCGCTTTTGGCGCAAATATAGGAGGAATGGCAACCTTAATAGGTACACCGCCTAACTCTGTAATGCTTGCATTCCTTAATGAGAGTTATAATATAGACATAGGCTTTTTCCAGTGGATGAAAATGGGAGTTCCATTCTCCATCATACTGATGATCATCACATATTTTATGATTACAAGAGTCTTCTACAAGAATAACCTAGGCACCATTGGAAAGTCTGGAAATATCATACAGACCGAGTTAGATAAGCTTGGTCCAGTTTCAAAAGGAGAGAAAGTGGTCTTAGCCATATTTCTCATTACAGCAATCTCGTGGATGCTACGCTCCTATCTCAACCAACTACTACCAGAAATCACACTTACAGATACAACCATCTCTGTGATTGCGGCGCTGCTGATGTTTATAGTACCTATCGATTATAAAAAAGGTTCTTTTCCGCTCAATTGGGAAGATACTTCTCGATTACCTTGGGGAATTTTAATCCTCTTTGGCGGCGGTCTCGCACTTGCCTCTGGACTGGCACAATCTGGATTTATAGATATGATAGGTTCCTACATATCACAGCAGGAAGACTGGAGTATGTGGGTGGTGACTGCCGTGCTTATTTTCTTAATGCTCTTTATGACAGAATTAATGAGCAACGTTGCACTTGTCACTATCCTTGTTCCATTAGTAGTAGGTATTGCCATAGGAATGGATGTGCCTATGCTACAAATGGTCATCCCCGTAACACTTGCTTCTAGTTGTGCATTTATGCTGCCTATGGCAACACCGCCTAACGCGATAGTCTTTGCAAGTGGTCACGTGCGTGTAAATCAGATGGCGCGCGTGGGTGTGTTTTTAAATTTAATTTCGGTGGGATTATTATTTGCGCTGGCTTACTATGTGGTTCCGGTATTGTTTTGA
- the recQ gene encoding DNA helicase RecQ → MVATQELHSLLKTHFGYDNFRPNQQEIIESVCRGDDALVIMPTGGGKSMCFQLPALALDGVALVISPLIALMKDQVDALRANGIRAAYYNSTQPLEETQQVLSDLQSGAIDLIYVAPESLQMLDGALNAATISLIAIDEAHCISSWGHDFRPAYTQLGYLKRRFPQAPLIALTATADRSTQDDIADQLGISNAKKYVSSFDRPNLYLDVRPGQKRNDQILDFLEEHPGESGIIYCLSRKSTESLAAKLQANGYKAAAYHAGMHAEQRSKVQEDFINDTTPIICATIAFGMGIDKSNVRWVIHYNMPKNLEGYYQEIGRAGRDGLPAHTLLFYSYADTLQLRQFIDGAKNADYQMAKLDRMQQYAEALSCRRKVLINYFGEFLSEDCGNCDICNSPPAYFDGTVLAQKVLSGVARMQQKEAMGTVIDVLRGSQNAQVYDKGYQEIKTYGAAKDVPWRDLQQYIVQLINQGLLEIRFRESGRLLLTPLAKEVLYDGKNIQLAKLTKVKTEPVTKERKPKKPKGTLFEKLRELRSELARDANVAAYIVFSDTSLKDMEDQEPVTQKQFLDIQGVGQAKMEKYGADFIKVIKEHVQKPKPKSGSKTYLETKKLIQQGLSLEEIAETRKLTIGSVYNHLMKLHDEGMEVDFYQFIQPVEVKQVHDAILKVEDADKLKSFYEYFKEEMPYWKIRLALYLKGK, encoded by the coding sequence ATGGTTGCAACACAAGAATTACACTCCCTTTTAAAAACTCATTTTGGCTACGATAATTTCCGCCCTAACCAGCAAGAGATTATAGAATCTGTGTGTCGTGGAGATGACGCACTTGTTATTATGCCTACTGGTGGTGGTAAATCCATGTGTTTTCAATTGCCCGCACTTGCGCTAGATGGAGTTGCTCTTGTAATCTCACCTCTTATTGCCTTAATGAAAGATCAGGTAGATGCGCTACGTGCAAACGGCATAAGAGCAGCCTACTACAATAGCACACAACCTCTAGAAGAAACTCAGCAAGTATTATCAGATTTACAAAGCGGCGCCATAGACCTCATCTATGTTGCACCTGAAAGCCTACAAATGTTAGACGGAGCACTTAATGCCGCAACCATTTCATTAATCGCCATAGATGAAGCACACTGTATCTCATCATGGGGTCACGATTTTAGACCTGCATACACGCAACTAGGCTATCTAAAAAGACGCTTTCCACAAGCACCACTTATTGCCCTTACCGCAACAGCAGACAGATCAACACAAGATGATATTGCGGATCAATTAGGAATAAGCAATGCAAAAAAGTACGTCTCTTCTTTTGATAGACCTAACCTCTATCTCGATGTGAGACCTGGCCAAAAACGTAATGATCAGATTCTTGATTTCCTTGAAGAGCACCCTGGAGAAAGTGGTATCATTTACTGTCTTTCTAGAAAAAGTACAGAGTCTCTAGCTGCCAAACTACAAGCTAACGGTTATAAAGCGGCTGCATACCACGCAGGGATGCACGCAGAGCAACGTTCAAAAGTTCAAGAAGATTTTATAAATGATACGACGCCCATAATTTGTGCTACCATCGCCTTTGGTATGGGAATAGATAAGAGTAACGTGCGATGGGTGATCCACTACAACATGCCTAAAAATCTTGAAGGATATTATCAAGAAATAGGTCGTGCTGGACGTGATGGCTTACCTGCTCACACCTTACTTTTTTATAGTTATGCAGACACCCTACAGCTAAGACAGTTTATAGACGGAGCAAAAAATGCCGACTACCAAATGGCAAAGCTCGATCGTATGCAACAGTATGCAGAAGCGCTGAGTTGTAGACGTAAAGTGCTTATCAACTACTTTGGCGAGTTTCTCTCTGAGGATTGCGGAAACTGTGACATTTGTAACAGTCCGCCGGCATATTTTGACGGTACTGTACTTGCTCAAAAAGTACTTTCGGGCGTTGCTCGTATGCAACAAAAAGAAGCGATGGGTACCGTGATTGACGTTTTAAGAGGTTCGCAAAACGCTCAAGTATATGACAAAGGCTATCAAGAAATAAAAACTTACGGAGCCGCAAAAGATGTTCCCTGGAGAGACCTTCAGCAATATATTGTGCAGCTTATCAATCAGGGATTGTTAGAAATACGCTTTCGCGAAAGCGGAAGATTATTACTCACCCCACTTGCTAAAGAAGTTTTATACGACGGAAAAAACATACAACTGGCTAAACTCACCAAGGTTAAAACCGAACCTGTTACGAAAGAACGCAAACCTAAAAAACCAAAAGGAACGCTCTTTGAAAAGCTGCGCGAACTACGCTCAGAACTTGCTAGAGATGCAAATGTGGCTGCATATATTGTATTTTCTGATACTTCCCTTAAGGATATGGAAGATCAAGAACCTGTAACTCAAAAGCAGTTTTTAGACATTCAAGGTGTAGGACAAGCAAAGATGGAAAAATATGGCGCAGATTTTATAAAGGTCATTAAAGAGCATGTCCAAAAACCAAAACCTAAAAGCGGTAGCAAAACGTATCTAGAGACTAAAAAACTCATCCAGCAAGGCCTTTCTCTAGAAGAAATTGCAGAGACCCGTAAACTCACTATAGGCTCTGTGTACAATCACTTGATGAAGTTACATGATGAAGGTATGGAGGTAGATTTTTACCAATTTATACAGCCCGTAGAAGTAAAGCAAGTACACGACGCCATTTTAAAGGTAGAAGACGCAGATAAGCTCAAATCTTTCTACGAATACTTTAAGGAAGAGATGCCATATTGGAAAATAAGACTTGCCTTATATTTAAAAGGTAAGTAG
- the accC gene encoding acetyl-CoA carboxylase biotin carboxylase subunit gives MKKILIANRGEIAIRVIRTAKKMGIKTVAIYSTVDRNAPHVRYADEAVCVGNAPSSESYLLGDKIIKVAQELNVDAIHPGYGFLSENSAFAKAVTEAQMIFIGPEAHAIEIMGSKLAAKEAVKAYDIPMVPGIDEAITDVEKAKAIAAEIGYPILIKASAGGGGKGMRVVEKDSELASQMSTAISEATAAFGDGSVFIEKYVASPRHIEIQVMADNHGNVIHLFERECSIQRRHQKVVEEAPSVVLTPQLREEMGQAAIKVAKACNYRGAGTVEFLLDDQLNFYFLEMNTRLQVEHPVTELISGTDLVELQIRVARGEKLSIAQEDLSIKGHALELRVYAEDPLNDFLPSVGNLSTYILPEGEGIRVDNGFEQGMDIPIYYDPMLSKLIVYAPTREEAIELLSKAIDDYKIEGVQTTLPFGKFVCEHDAFRSGNFDTHFVKNYYSPEALKEGFKEEARIAALIALKQHIKEQNILRLPTV, from the coding sequence ATAAAGAAAATATTGATTGCAAACCGTGGCGAGATAGCCATCAGGGTAATTCGCACTGCAAAGAAAATGGGTATTAAAACAGTAGCCATTTACTCTACTGTAGACCGTAATGCACCACACGTGCGCTATGCAGACGAGGCCGTTTGCGTGGGCAATGCACCTTCATCGGAGTCGTATTTATTAGGTGATAAAATTATCAAAGTTGCTCAAGAACTTAACGTAGATGCAATCCACCCTGGCTACGGATTTTTAAGTGAGAATTCCGCTTTCGCGAAAGCGGTAACCGAAGCACAAATGATCTTCATAGGCCCAGAGGCACACGCAATAGAAATCATGGGAAGTAAGCTCGCAGCCAAAGAAGCTGTAAAAGCATATGACATCCCGATGGTGCCAGGTATTGATGAAGCCATCACAGATGTAGAAAAAGCAAAAGCTATCGCTGCCGAAATAGGATACCCTATTCTCATAAAAGCTTCTGCCGGAGGTGGTGGAAAAGGGATGCGCGTGGTAGAAAAAGACAGCGAACTAGCATCACAAATGAGTACGGCTATTAGTGAAGCAACTGCAGCCTTTGGTGACGGATCTGTTTTTATAGAAAAATATGTTGCATCACCTAGACACATTGAGATTCAAGTAATGGCAGATAATCACGGTAATGTGATTCATCTCTTTGAACGTGAATGTAGCATCCAGCGTCGCCACCAGAAAGTAGTAGAGGAAGCTCCATCTGTAGTCCTTACTCCGCAACTACGAGAAGAAATGGGGCAAGCTGCAATAAAGGTGGCAAAAGCATGTAATTATCGCGGCGCAGGCACCGTAGAGTTTTTACTAGATGATCAGCTCAATTTCTATTTCTTAGAAATGAATACTCGTTTACAAGTAGAACACCCAGTAACCGAACTTATCTCAGGTACAGATCTTGTAGAATTGCAGATACGCGTTGCTCGTGGTGAAAAGTTATCTATCGCTCAAGAAGATCTCAGCATTAAAGGACACGCATTAGAATTACGTGTGTATGCAGAAGATCCACTCAATGACTTCTTACCTAGCGTAGGAAATTTATCGACTTACATACTCCCAGAAGGAGAAGGTATACGTGTAGATAATGGATTTGAACAAGGAATGGATATTCCTATCTATTATGACCCTATGCTTTCTAAGCTTATTGTTTATGCACCTACACGTGAAGAAGCAATAGAGTTACTCTCTAAAGCAATAGATGATTATAAAATAGAAGGTGTGCAAACTACACTTCCTTTTGGAAAATTTGTTTGTGAGCATGATGCCTTCCGCTCTGGAAATTTTGATACGCATTTTGTAAAAAACTACTATTCTCCAGAAGCTTTGAAAGAAGGGTTTAAAGAAGAAGCACGTATTGCTGCTCTTATCGCTCTCAAACAACATATTAAAGAACAAAATATCTTACGCCTACCAACTGTATAA
- a CDS encoding methyltransferase domain-containing protein, with translation MELTSTYWNNCYAEGSTGWDLKEVSPPIKAYLDQLENKDLKILIPGGGYSHEAQYCWEEGFKNVYVVDFSQLALENLKQRVPDFPSSQLIQEDFFKFDGQFDVIIEQTFFCALQPDLRPAYVAHMRTLFKPKGKLVGLLFNFPLTEKGPPYGGSVAEYENLFSKHFDIQKMETSYNSVAARADKELFVKMVKKQTN, from the coding sequence ATGGAACTCACGTCAACCTATTGGAATAATTGTTATGCAGAGGGAAGTACAGGTTGGGACTTAAAAGAGGTCTCTCCACCTATTAAAGCCTACCTCGATCAATTAGAAAATAAGGACCTTAAAATTTTAATTCCTGGTGGCGGTTATAGTCATGAAGCGCAGTACTGCTGGGAGGAGGGATTTAAAAATGTGTATGTAGTAGACTTTTCTCAACTTGCATTAGAAAATTTGAAACAGAGAGTACCAGATTTTCCTAGCTCGCAACTTATACAAGAAGATTTTTTCAAGTTTGACGGGCAGTTTGATGTAATCATAGAACAAACATTTTTCTGCGCATTACAACCAGATTTGAGACCTGCTTACGTCGCACATATGCGTACATTGTTTAAACCTAAAGGCAAACTTGTAGGCTTACTTTTTAACTTCCCACTCACCGAAAAAGGACCACCATACGGAGGAAGTGTAGCGGAATATGAAAACTTGTTCTCAAAACATTTTGATATTCAAAAAATGGAAACTTCCTATAACTCAGTAGCTGCTCGTGCAGATAAAGAGTTGTTTGTCAAAATGGTAAAAAAGCAAACTAATTAA